In one Rutidosis leptorrhynchoides isolate AG116_Rl617_1_P2 chromosome 8, CSIRO_AGI_Rlap_v1, whole genome shotgun sequence genomic region, the following are encoded:
- the LOC139863796 gene encoding transcription initiation factor TFIID subunit 9-like: MADGDENIPRDVKTIKALLASMGVNDYEPRVVHQFLELLYRFGVDMLTDAKTYSNHAGKATMDHHDVELAIKIKSNLSSVHLSQYEVKAAALKVNKREFPELLTLRSLLPPNQDTLVSTELQREIEQSHSIRNVVDLENESEKDEIEVVQMVLKPQDEQRNNLLPKTHQRVSFSLGSCSGRRR, translated from the exons ATGGCTGATGGAGACGAGAACATACCAAGAGATGTAAAGACGATAAAAGCACTGCTGGCATCAATGGGGGTCAACGACTATGAACCTCGCGTTGTTCATCAGTTTCTTGAACTGTTATATCGCTTTGGAGTGGACATGTTGACCGATGCAAAAACGTACTCGAACCACGCTGGCAAGGCTACTATGGATCATCATGATGTTGAACTCGCAATCAAGATCAAAAGCAATTTAAGCTCTGTCCATCTGTCTCAATACGAG GTCAAAGCGGCGGCACTTAAAGTAAACAAACGCGAGTTTCCAGAGCTACTAACTTTACGGTCATTACTGCCGCCTAATCAAGATACATTAGTTTCAACAGAGTTACAACGTGAAATAGAACAGAGTCATTCGATTAGAAATGTTGTAGACCTTGAAAATGAGAGTGAAAAGGATGAAATTGAAGTTGTTCAGATGGTACTAAAACCACAAGATGAACAGAGGAACAACTTGCTACCGAAAACTCATCAACGAGTTTCGTTTTCGCTTGGTAGTTGTTCGGGCCGTCGGAGGTAA
- the LOC139861866 gene encoding 2-hydroxyacyl-CoA lyase, giving the protein MATESANKPTLIDCNLLVAKALSRAGIDRMFGVVGIPVTSLANRAVALGIRFIAFHNEQSAGYAASAYGYLTGRPGVLLTVSGPGCVHGLAGLSNAAANAWPMVMISGSCDQNDFGRGDFQELDQIAAVKPFVKFSVKVKNVTEIPNAVFTVIDHAGSGRPGGCYLDIPADVLHQTVTESEANKLLDDAENSRKLDVIKDVDKKDIEKAISIIRKAERPLIVFGKGAAIARAEDEIKNFVERTGIPFLPTPMGKGLLPDTHELASTAARSLAIGKCDVAIVVGARLNWLLHFGEPPKWSKDVKFILVDIDEGEIELRKPCLGLIGDAKKVLQVLNKEIKDDPFCLGRTHPWIQDITNKVKDNVLRMESQLVKDLVPFNFLTPMRIIRDAIIGLGSPCPIVVSEGANTMDVGRSVLVQMEPRTRLDAGTWGTMGVGLGYCIAAAVASPDRLVVAVEGDSGFGFSAMEVETLVRYKLPVVVIVFNNGGVYGGDRRNSEDITGPYKDDPAPTSFVPGAAYHVLIEAFGGKGYLVGTPDELKAALTESFSARKPAVINVTIDPFAGAESGRMQHKN; this is encoded by the exons ATGGCTACTGAATCAGCCAACAAACCTACCTTAATCGACTGCAATCTTCTCGTCGCCAAAGCCCTATCACGTGCCGGCATCGACCGCATGTTCGGGGTCGTCGGAATCCCCGTCACATCATTAGCTAATCGCGCCGTCGCACTCGGCATCCGATTCATCGCGTTCCACAACGAACAGTCAGCAGGCTACGCCGCCTCAGCTTACGGTTACCTCACCGGCCGTCCCGGCGTCCTCCTCACCGTCTCCGGTCCCGGTTGCGTTCACGGCCTCGCCGGACTGTCCAACGCCGCCGCCAACGCATGGCCGATGGTCATGATCTCCGGTTCATGCGATCAGAATGACTTCGGCCGTGGTGATTTTCAGGAACTCGATCAAATCGCTGCGGTAAAACCTTTTGTTAAGTTTTCAGTTAAAGTGAAAAATGTGACAGAAATACCTAATGCTGTTTTTACTGTTATTGATCATGCCGGGTCGGGTCGACCCGGTGGATGTTACTTGGATATACCCGCTGATGTGCTTCATCAAACTGTAACTGAATCTGAAGCTAATAAGTTATTAGATGATGCTGAAAATAGTAGGAAATTAGATGTTATTAAAGATGTAGACAAAAAGGATATAGAAAAAGCTATATCTATAATTAGGAAAGCTGAAAGACCATTAATTGTGTTTGGTAAAGGTGCAGCCATAGCTAGAGCTGAAGATGAGATTAAGAATTTTGTTGAACGAACCGGGATCCCGTTTTTACCGACTCCAATGGGTAAAGGTTTGTTACCGGATACTCATGAGTTAGCCTCTACGGCTGCACGTTCGCTTGCTATTGGTAAATGTGATGTTGCTATAGTTGTTGGGGCTCGGTTGAACTGGTTGTTGCATTTTGGTGAACCACCAAAGTGGTCGAAAGATGTTAAGTTTATATTAGTTGATATAGATGAGGGTGAGATTGAGTTAAGGAAGCCGTGTTTAGGGTTAATTGGGGATGCAAAGAAGGTGCTTCAAGTGTTGAATAAGGAGATTAAGGATGACCCGTTTTGTTTGGGTCGGACACATCCTTGGATTCAGGATATAACAAATAAGGTGAAAGATAATGTTTTGAGAATGGAGAGTCAGTTGGTTAAGGATCTTGTCCCATTTAATTTCTTGACTCCGATGAGGATTATTAGAGATGCGATTATTGGATTAGGTAGTCCTTGTCCTATAGTGGTCTCGGAAGGGGCTAATACTATGGATGTGGGTCGGTCTGTTTTGGTTCAGATGGAACCAAGGACACGGTTGGATGCAGGGACATGGGGGACGATGGGAGTTGGTTTAGGTTATTGCATTGCTGCGGCAGTAGCTTCACCTGATCGACTTGTGGTTGCTGTCGAAGGTGACTCTGGGTTTGGCTTCAGTGCCATGGAAGTCGAG ACCTTGGTTCGATATAAGTTGCCTGTAGTAGTGATAGTGTTCAACAATGGTGGTGTATATGGTGGTGACCGAAGAAACTCTGAAGACATAACTGGGCCTTACAAAGATGATCCAGCGCCTACTTCATTTGTACCTGGTGCAGCATACCATGTACTAATTGAAGCTTTTGGGGGCAAAGGTTATCTTGTTGGGACTCCAGATGAGCTCAAAGCGGCTCTCACCGAATCATTTTCTGCACGAAAGCCTGCTGTTATAAATGTGACAATTGATCCGTTTGCTGGTGCAGAAAGCGGCCGGATGCAACACAAGAATTGA